AAAGTTCCTTCAAGTCTTCGACTTCATATTTCAACTGTTCAATGGATCTTCGAAATACAATTTCTTAATTGAGAGGTGTTGACGTCCATTGAACACTGGCCAAACAACTATCAAGTCTTTGATTTCATATGACCAAATGATTCCATCAATAAAATTTGGATATAAGTAATTGAGTCAATTTTGTATTTACAGCTGAAGGAGCAATACAAGATAATATCACGAAATACAAATCAAAGGTATGTAGTATCGacgttatttattttaatttaataggaTAATTGTTTACAGAGTTTTCGTAATTTCACTTgacactaaaaattattactacatGAATTTCGTATAAACTGTTCAACCGAGTTATGAAACTTTCAGTTGCATTTCAGTAGGCCTTTAAATTATATactaatttttcaagtaatatttttacattctcatcagagaaggtattagatttgtgtaaactttgacccccccccgtttttgtcaattgtccatgttttgagatctcctgaatccaaaaaacaggtttttacgaatgtgcctgtctctctgtatgtatgtctgtctgtttccacaataactttaaaataaattaagctattatattgGCCTTCGGTTCAATCGTtcagtgtcttaaactaaaggtcagcttcgatagccagccattttagataaaaatgcaaaaagtgggcacatttttaatattttcaagacggcttttttcaaaattcaaaaattgcattCTCTGTACGCGCAATgatttcaaaagttatcaatGAAGGAAATGAactagaatatttatttatatagtgTATATATTTACCCTCACAGCAATAGAATATACCGGGATAtaccatttgatcccatttatctctcaggttgtcccaaggatatcccagggataaccgcaggatatccaggatatccctgggacgtttACAGGATATTCAAATACCCCAAGTAGGAtttagaaaattggaatggaagcaTCTAATGTGTCCATCaatggtttacatttttcttgcaccttcttctttattcctttacacaccccccataCACTTACTTGGtagtggaagggggacctacagtttaaggtgggttccaaaccaccaagagcaatAGCTTTaaatacttagagaaaacctttttctctagaggtaccggtcctcTAGAGCTCTTGGCCATAGCCTGAATAGTTCACAGATGCAAGGTATAGTATACTTGTttgtaaaatgataaataaattattgcctttataataataattgacaattacgcatcaattattaaatttaaaattatgtcaaatataataatgattttctttttcacAGCATGAGAAATACATTGGAATGATGACATGATCAAGCTTCTTATTGCATCTtacaaagaaattaaagataacaAAAAGTTGCAAAAGCTTTTACAGAAAAAGATTTGGTGCAAAATAGCTGACAAAATCAATGAAAAAGGACATAATGTCACTGGATCTCAATGTGATAACAAATGGAAAGGTTTGATGAAGATCTACAAGAAAAATAAAGATGCAATAAACAAAACAGGCTAATCTCCACGATTTTGGTAACACTTTGATATGATCGATGAAGTTATGAGTGATAAACCTGCAATTGCACCATTAGCCATAGCTTCAAGCTCAAAAGGCTTTGAGGAACGAGAACAAACGAAGCCAAATGAGCAACATAATGTTCAAATCTCGAAGACGGAGAAGCGGTATCCCGGAAAAAAGAAGGAGAACGTATAAAATGCCAATCAGGCATTAGAAGATTCTCAGCCTAGTGACGATGAGCCTAATTGAATAGGAGAAAAAAGGGAGTACAGGAAGAGAAAATCAAATCCGAAACGTATGCGCATTATGATGGAGGAAAAATTAGATATGCAGCGTCCCTTACAAGAAAGGTTCGTAAACAGCTTTGAAGAATACGTTCGttttgtaaaaactgaaaaaGAGGGAAATGAAGTTGATAAGTATACTGACATTTAGACTATAGTTCCATTTTaattttcacggaggcctgttttgaatttatcgtggaattaatatttttcataggatttatttctagttactttgttggtttatggcaaatttgattggttgagaacctagatacgaactcgacgtgtcaaattaattcaacgattatttcaaaacaggtctccgtgaaaaggtacccttagaTTGTAGTTCTATTTCAAAATTActgatattttatattatatgtctcaatttttttttaaggcatTGTGAGTGTtaccgaaaaaaaattcacttttttcaaatcaaacttaTGTGCACACGAAACGCGATATGGATATTCCTGATCGCTGTCGCGTTTCGTGTGAACGtaatttgggtttgaaaaaatgtcaagaaaatgtTCAGGTTACGCTCACGTGACCTTAAGCCCTgttaaaagtgaaatttgaaataagatcTATTTAgatatttcattaaaagaaaacgATATAATAGTTAGCTCAATAGGTATTTGAAGTACAAGCTGTGAATATTTAGAATACACGCTTTGAATAATCTAATTATCATTAAGAACGTGAtgttaaatttgaagttttgcATAAagtacaaaatagttttgtttgtATAAAGTGTTCGAAACTATCAATATAAAAGCTGTACTTGTTATGTATTGCTGTAAAATAAACTGCCTATTATCAAAAGTcatcattttatcagtttttttatgataaatcatatgtaaaactttctatttttgctacaaaaatagatgaatttttcgtGGTACTTGAGTAGGGTTAATATATCAAGAAagagttttgattttaaatttgataacaatTTATTGTGGTCGTATAGTGATTTCACGAAATTAATTCAGacgaatataatttgtttttccgTTACGCATTTCTTCTTTGCTCTATCAATAATGCAGAAAATACATCGCGTTTTTCTATTGCTGCAACTAAATCTGTTGCATGCTGCTgatcataaaaaaacataaaaaaactttaaccGTCGAAAGTGACCTTTTAATAAAGCGAATGTGTTTTCAATTACAACACGAGTTTTAGAGAGAACTGTGTTATAATTTCGTTCAATTTCCGTGAGGTGACCGTCATCGCGGTAAGAAGGTAATAAAGTATACTGCAAAGGGTAGGCAGAATCTCCTAATGTGTGTCTCTCCCCTAGACAGTATCGGTCAGGACCATTTTCGATCGCTTCATTTATGTGACTGATGTGCCATACACGTGTATCATGAATGCTTCCGCAAACTCCAGTGAGAACGTcgacaaattttttgttcgaattaCATATTCCTTGGAGTATCACAGAATGATAATGTTTGCGATTGAAATAAGAATATTCGTCATTGGAAGGAGCATTGACTTCTATATGAGTTCCGTCTACGGCTGCTACAACACCCGGAAATCCTGCTAGTTCTGCAAAATCCTGTTCTACTGTAACAAATTCTGGACTCACGAGCCACCTTATATAAGTAGGGGCCTGCTCATTTAGAACTCGTGCGATAGTCATAGTAGTTTCCCATGCAGTGTCCTTTGAGACGCCAAATCTATCTGCTActgatctaaaataaaaataaaaattttttaataatggaaaGTTTCATATTCAGCGCGAGTTATAATctagaaaataaatgatctaaTAGTCTATTGAAGGACTCAAAAAAGATATGTCTGCCTATAAAAACAGTATTTTAcctaatatttctcaaatataagttacttcaactattaaaaactgtca
This DNA window, taken from Belonocnema kinseyi isolate 2016_QV_RU_SX_M_011 chromosome 9, B_treatae_v1, whole genome shotgun sequence, encodes the following:
- the LOC117180464 gene encoding putative nuclease HARBI1 — translated: MKEFEDKFNTKYTIPLKKSVADRFGVSKDTAWETTMTIARVLNEQAPTYIRWLVSPEFVTVEQDFAELAGFPGVVAAVDGTHIEVNAPSNDEYSYFNRKHYHSVILQGICNSNKKFVDVLTGVCGSIHDTRVWHISHINEAIENGPDRYCLGERHTLGDSAYPLQYTLLPSYRDDGHLTEIERNYNTVLSKTRVQHATDLVAAIEKRDVFSALLIEQRRNA